Proteins encoded by one window of Manihot esculenta cultivar AM560-2 chromosome 10, M.esculenta_v8, whole genome shotgun sequence:
- the LOC110624854 gene encoding protein RETICULATA-RELATED 6, chloroplastic, which produces MKPHIQRGFAGGPPPPPYACGSSTPRKPSLCLQFPSRKFHRHVTLSIRSRRQCALDSPGDGQNQTASRRRVLLTPLVALGASVLQSAASKAADVNKSQESSVSPPPQLQLVEAEKKAETAAETVEISSRIYDATAIGEPMAVGKDKRKVWEKLMNARIVYLGEAEQVPVKDDKELELEIVKNLRKLCVESEKSISLAMEAFPCDLQQQLNQYMNRSIDGETLKSYLSHWPPQRWQEYEPLLSYCRDNGVRIVACGTPLKVIRTVQSKGIRGLSKADRKLYAPPAGSGFISGFTSISRRSIDVNSPNQSVPFGPSSYLSAQSRVVEEYAMSQIILQAMLDGGATGMLVVVTGASHVLYGSRGTGLPARISKKMQKKNQVVILLDPERQLIRREGEVPVADFLWYSAARPCSRNCFDRAEIARVMNAAGRRRDALPQDIQEGLDLGLVSPEVLQNFFDLEQYPLLKELAHRFQGFRERLLADPKFLHRLAIEESISITTTLLAQYERRKENFFEELDYVITDTVRGSVVDFFTVWLPAPTLSFLSYADETNGPENIDVLKGLLGSIPDNAFQKNLPGKDWNLSHRFASVLLGGLKLSCVGFISSIGAVASSNMLYAIRQMINPALIASQRTKRSPILKTAVVYGCFLGISANLRYQIIAGLVEHRIADAFASQALLVNMLSFVVRTINSYWGTQQWVDLARSSGLQSKKGKPSSYQTPGSTTEATVGCNTAEDASIDEIKNQ; this is translated from the exons ATGAAGCCTCACATACAAAGAGGCTTCGCCGGTGGACCGCCACCACCGCCGTACGCCTGTGGCTCGTCCACGCCACGTAAGCCATCTCTTTGCCTCCAATTTCCCTCCAGAAAGTTCCATCGCCACGTCACCCTCTCCATCCGTTCCCGCCGCCAATGTGCCCTCGATTCTCCCGGAGATGGTCAAAATCAAACCGCAAGCCGGCGTCGCGTGTTGCTGACTCCACTCGTCGCTCTCGGCGCGTCCGTGCTCCAATCCGCTGCGTCGAAAGCAGCGGACGTTAACAAATCTCAGGAATCTTCCgtttctcctcctcctcagcTGCAGCTAGTGGAAGCTGAGAAGAAGGCGGAGACCGCGGCGGAAACCGTGGAGATAAGTTCAAGAATTTATGACGCGACGGCGATAGGGGAGCCGATGGCTGTAGGGAAGGATAAGAGGAAAGTGTGGGAGAAGCTAATGAATGCGAGGATTGTGTATCTAGGTGAAGCGGAGCAGGTGCCTGTAAAAGACGACAAGGAATTGGAGCTCGAAATTGTTAAGAATTTGAGGAAATTGTGCGTTGAGAGCGAGAAATCCATTTCTTTAGCCATGGAGGCATTCCCTTGTGACTTGCAGCAGCAGCTCAATCAATATATGAACAGAAG CATAGATGGAGAAACCTTGAAGTCTTATTTGTCTCATTGGCCGCCTCAGAGATGGCAAGAATATGAACCACTATTGAGTTACTGTCGTGACAATGGAGTTAGAATTGTTGCTTGTGGTACTCCACTCAAG GTTATAAGGACAGTCCAATCTAAAGGTATTCGTGGTCTTTCAAAGGCTGACCGTAAACTATATGCTCCTCCAGCTGGTTCAGGCTTTATCTCAGGATTCACTTCAATTTCACGCAGGTCAATTGATGTGAATTCTCCAAATCAATCTGTTCCTTTTGGGCCAAGCTCATATTTGTCTGCACAATCAAGGGTGGTTGAGGAGTACGCTATGTCCCAAATTATTTTGCAAGCAATGCTGGATGGAGGAGCCACTGGTATGCTTGTAGTGGTGACAGGAGCTAGCCATGTTTTGTATGGGTCAAGAGGTACTGGGCTACCTGCAAGAATTTCcaaaaagatgcaaaagaaGAACCAAGTAGTTATATTACTTGATCCGGAAAGGCAATTGATTCGAAGAGAGGGAGAAGTCCCTGTTGCTGATTTTTTGTGGTATTCTGCTGCCAGACCTTGTAGCAGAAATTGTTTCGATCGTGCTGAAATTGCTCGAGTAATGAATGCAGCTGGTAGGAGGCGAGATGCCCTACCCCAG GACATTCAGGAAGGACTTGATCTTGGTTTAGTATCACCAGAGGTACTGCAGAATTTCTTCGATTTGGAGCAGTATCCTCTGCTCAAGGAACTTGCTCACCGTTTCCAG GGTTTCCGGGAAAGATTGTTGGCAGATCCCAAATTCTTGCATAGATTAGCTATAGAAGAATCCATATCAATAACCACCACTCTCTTAGCACAATATGAGAGGCGTAAAGAAAATTTCTTTGAAGAGCTTGATTATGTAATTACAGACACTGTCAGGGGATCGGTGGTTGATTTTTTTACTGTGTGGCTTCCTGCCCCAACTCTGTCATTCCTTTCATATGCTGATGAGACGAATGGGCCTGAAAACATTGATGTTTTGAAGGGTCTGCTTGGGTCCATCCCTGATAATGCATTTCAAAAGAATCTTCCAGGGAAGGACTGGAATCTCAGTCACAGATTTGCATCTGTTCTTTTGGGTGGTCTGAAACTTTCTTGTGTTGGATTTATCTCCAGTATTGGGGCTGTGGCTTCCTCAAATATGTTGTATGCAATTCGCCAAATGATTAACCCAGCACTGATTGCTAGTCAACGAACTAAAAGATCACCAATACTTAAAACAGCAGTTGTTTACGGATGCTTCCTTGGAATTTCAGCAAATCTGCGTTACCAG ATTATTGCTGGCTTAGTGGAGCATCGGATTGCTGATGCATTTGCTTCTCAGGCATTACTTGTAAATATGCTATCATTTGTTGTTCGGACAATAAACTCCTACTGGGGAACACAG CAATGGGTTGATCTTGCACGCAGTTCTGGACTGCAAAGTAAGAAGGGCAAACCATCTTCTTATCAGACACCGGGTTCCACTACAGAAGCTACAGTTGGATGCAACACTGCGGAGGATGCCAGTATTGATGAGATAAAAAATCAGTAA
- the LOC110624081 gene encoding biotin carboxyl carrier protein of acetyl-CoA carboxylase, translated as MESSVALQSFQCKLYGQRLTVCQNFISSSVKRNVSLLSCVKAPEAASTATAKSYAGGVNGSLEKSSLRSATFPNGFEALVLEVCDETEVAEVKLKVGDFEMHLRRNVGATIVPMSSISPTEPPPIPTKPMNVSASVAPSPSPPKTSTEKATPFKNISFGKSSKLAALEASGTTGYVLVASPTVGSFQRNRTVKEKRQPPTFKEGDMIEEGQVIGYLDQFGTELPVKSDVAGEVLKLLFDDGDAVGYGDPLIAVLPSFHGIDN; from the exons ATGGAATCCTCTGTTGCTCTCCAATCTTTTCAGT GTAAATTGTACGGCCAGCGTTTGACGGTTTGCCAGAACTTTATTTCCTCTTCGGTGAAGCGTAATGTATCGCTCCTCTCGTGTGTAAAGGCGCCTGAAGCTGCTTCTACTGCAACGGCCAAATCTTATG CTGGTGGTGTAAATGGCTCGTTGGAGAAGAGTTCTCTGCGAAGTGCAACGTTTCCTAATGGATTTGAA GCATTGGTACTAGAGGTCTGTGATGAGACAGAAGTTGCTGAAGTGAAACTGAag GTTGGGGATTTTGAAATGCATTTGCGCCGCAATGTTGGGGCTACAATAGTGCCCATGTCCAGTATTTCACCTACAGAACCGCCACCAATCCCAACTAAGCCAATGAATGTATCAGCTTCTGTTGCCCCATCACCATCACCACCAAAAACATCTACTGAGAAAGCTACTCCATTTAAAAATATCTCCTTTGGGAAGTCATCCAAATTAGCTGCCTTAGAAGCTTCTGGTACCACTGGATATGTTCTTGTTGCTTCTCCAACG GTTGGCTCATTCCAAAGAAACAGAACAGTAAAGGAAAAAAGGCAACCTCCCACCTTTAAAGAG GGTGATATGATTGAAGAAGGACAAGTGATAGGCTATTTGGATCAATTTGGTACTGAACTTCCTGTGAAG TCAGATGTGGCTGGAGAAGTCTTAAAGCTCCTCTTCGATGATGGTG ATGCTGTTGGTTATGGTGACCCTCTAATTGCTGTCTTGCCATCATTTCATGGTATCGACAATTGA
- the LOC110623963 gene encoding PRA1 family protein B3: protein MAAPAIPISSPQSQSQSQPPIATPAFRAFISRLSSSIRHGLSQRRPWYELIDRSSMARPDSLSEAASRIRKNLSYFKVNYISFIAVVLAFSLLSHPFSLLVLLCLLGGWIFLYLFRPSDQPVVILGRTFSDRETLGVLVVLTIVVVFLTSVGSLLISALMVGLAIVCAHGAFRVPEDLFLDDQEPANAGFLSFLGGAASSAAAAAAPAVASRV from the coding sequence ATGGCCGCTCCAGCAATCCCGATCTCAAGTCCCCAGTCGCAATCTCAATCCCAACCTCCAATCGCCACCCCCGCCTTCCGCGCCTTCATCTCTCGCCTTTCCTCCTCGATCCGCCATGGCTTATCTCAGCGCCGCCCTTGGTATGAGCTCATTGACCGGAGCTCCATGGCTAGACCCGATTCGCTCTCAGAAGCCGCATCACGGATCCGGAAAAAtctctcttattttaaagtCAATTATATTTCCTTCATCGCAGTTGTACTCGCTTTCTCCCTCTTGTCTCATCCTTTCTCTCTCCTTGTCCTTCTTTGCCTCCTTGGCGGTTGGATCTTTCTCTACCTCTTTCGACCGTCGGATCAGCCTGTCGTCATTCTTGGTCGAACCTTCTCAGATCGTGAAACCCTAGGTGTCTTGGTGGTGTTGACGATTGTGGTGGTGTTTTTGACCAGCGTTGGATCCCTCCTGATATCTGCTTTGATGGTTGGATTGGCTATCGTGTGTGCTCACGGTGCATTTAGGGTCCCTGAGGATCTGTTTCTGGATGATCAAGAGCCTGCAAACGCTGGATTCCTTTCCTTCCTCGGTGGTGCCGCTTCTTCAGCTGCCGCCGCCGCAGCTCCTGCCGTTGCCTCCCGCGTGTGA
- the LOC110624617 gene encoding uncharacterized protein LOC110624617 — protein MASCCYPDIFSWIQKLPPLSQWKENSMSTCLCSSSSQPSLNLSVIKDLLSPTVSFSIVADFNLPISLWTSKPIKTNPRSSNLLDDETISCLLVNLIEAVLSYCSNKCRSSIKVPKLLDSVPNFKHIFNLVSFTLSFLICIYEAPANLRSICLANLKSQLTNPQLREASELLMKTIGSNLEEQWMRSINLAITNWIQERQANNTTFNTPSPLFSYSLSTFELWKVHLYCPIISMDVESSNNSSPDERLLFSLKHHQLEGVIQFNYRVIIQEKWVDVLVAIDNLRCDIVRLVNATLIKERGVGTEEKHFPSRISLHLTPILQTNMISVSVSKSSDNPTREIELEKSLETSFDPPSSLLGLKLSVGETVSTSLKPWKFEESVHGYSAILNWFLHDTMDGREVSSSKPSKLALINPRAWFKDRYSSAHRPFNRQGGVVFAKDEYGNGIRWKVDKSAIGETMEWEIKGWIWLTYWPNKYRTFHSETRRLEFRENLHLPIA, from the exons ATGGCTTCCTGTTGCTATCCTGATATATTTTCTTGGATTCAGAAACTTCCTCCACTTTctcaatggaaagaaaattcCATGTCCACTTGCTTATGTTCTTCTTCATCTCAACCATCTCTCAATCTTTCTGTGATCAAGGACCTTCTCTCTCCTACTGTTTCCTTCTCCATAGTTGCAGACTTCAATCTCCCCATCTCTCTTTGGACTTCAAAACCCATTAAGACCAATCCCAGATCCTCCAACTTGCTAGATGATGAGACAATTTCTTGCCTTTTAGTCAACCTTATTGAAGCTGTTCTTAGTTATTGTTCAAACAAGTGTAGATCTTCCATCAAAGTACCCAAGTTGTTGGATTCTGTTCCCAACTTTAAGCACATCTTTAATCTTGTGTCcttcactctttcatttctcattTGCATCTATGAAGCTCCTGCTAATCTGAGGTCCATATGTCTTGCTAATCTCAAGAGTCAACTTACTAATCCTCAGCTAAGAGAAGCATCAGAATTGCTTATGAAAACTATAGGATCTAATCTAGAAGAGCAATGGATGCGTTCAATAAATCTTGCTATTACCAATTGGATTCAAGAGCGTCAAGCTAATAATACAACTTTCAatactccttcaccactgtttTCTTACTCACTTTCAACATTTGAGCTTTGGAAAGTTCATTTGTATTGTCCTATTATCTCCATGGATGTTGAGAGTTCAAATAATTCTTCACCTGATGAAAGACTGCTTTTTTCACTTAAACACCATCAACTTGAAGGGGTGATCCAGTTCAATTACAGAGTCATCATTCAAGAGAAATGGGTTGATGTGCTTGTGGCCATAGATAATTTAAG GTGTGACATAGTCCGGCTGGTGAATGCAACTCTCATAAAAGAACGAGGAGTCGGAACTGAAGAGAAGCATTTTCCTTCAAGAATATCACTACATCTAACTCCAATTCTCCAAACCAACATGATAAGTGTTTCGGTCAGCAAATCATCAGACAACCCAACAAGAGAGATTGAACTAGAAAAGAGCCTGGAAACTTCATTTGATCCTCCTAGTTCTTTGTTGGGGCTAAAGCTATCAGTTGGAGAGACAGTATCTACAAGCTTGAAACCATGGAAATTTGAGGAATCAGTTCATGGGTATAGTGCAATATTGAATTGGTTTCTTCATGATACTATGGATGGAAGGGAGGTGTcctcttcaaaaccttcaaagtTGGCTTTGATAAACCCTAGAGCTTGGTTTAAAGATAGATATTCAAGTGCTCATAGACCTTTCAACAGGCAAGGAGGAGTTGTGTTTGCAAAGGATGAGTATGGAAATGGGATAAGGTGGAAAGTTGACAAAAGTGCTATAGGGGAAACAATGGAGTGGGAGATTAAAGGGTGGATTTGGTTAACTTATTGGCCTAATAAATATAGAACATTTCATAGTGAAACTAGGAGGTTGGAATTTAGAGAAAATCTTCATCTTCCTATAGCTTAA
- the LOC110624500 gene encoding putative pentatricopeptide repeat-containing protein At1g26500: MLIRRFSLTTAALDSIFRHHHLRLLTTESNQPLPPPPSPVNPDHLLRVCTILYQQQYSEDSRLHSKLSSCGFHITHEFFLQVCNKFPYSWRPVYRFFQYIQQTAHSQFAHTSVSFNKMLDVIGKSRNLDLFWDTVQEMGNLGLVNDKTFIIVLKTLAAARELKKCVQFFHLMNGYRCEYSVERLNKVVESLCRSKLVEEAKFVVMKLKECIKPSGVTYGLLVKGFCDVGDMIEASKLWNLMVDEGFEPGIDVFEKMMETFFKRNEYDEAMKVFQTMRVKRMDDLGLSTYRLVMDWMCKRGKIAQAKMMFDEMSKRGIEADNLTIGSLIYGLLARGRVNEAYIVAESIDRPDISVYHGLIKGLLRLRRASEATQVFREMIKRGCEPTMHTYIMLLQGHLGKRGRKGRDPLVNFDTIFVGGLVKAGKSLEATKYVERTMKGGLEVPRFDYNKFLHYHSNEEGVIMFEEIGKKLREAGLVDLADIFERYGKKMATRERRRNGEVEP; encoded by the coding sequence ATGTTAATCAGACGTTTCTCTCTCACAACAGCTGCCCTTGATTCTATTTTCCGCCACCATCACCTCCGTCTCTTAACCACCGAGTCAAATCAGCCGCTGCCTCCTCCGCCATCTCCAGTTAATCCAGACCATCTTCTCCGAGTCTGTACCATCCTTTACCAACAGCAGTACTCTGAAGACTCCAGACTTCACTCTAAACTCTCCTCTTGCGGTTTCCACATTACCCACGAATTCTTCCTCCAAGTCTGTAACAAATTCCCATACTCCTGGCGCCCCGTCTACCGCTTCTTTCAGTACATACAGCAAACAGCTCACTCGCAATTCGCTCACACCTCTGTCTCATTCAACAAGATGTTAGACGTTATTGGTAAATCAAGAAACCTTGATCTCTTCTGGGACACGGTTCAAGAAATGGGCAATCTTGGTTTGGTTAATGATAAaacttttattattgttttgaaAACTCTGGCTGCGGCCAGGGAGTTGAAGAAATGCGTGCAATTTTTTCACTTGATGAATGGGTATAGGTGTGAGTATAGTGTGGAGAGGTTAAATAAGGTGGTGGAGAGTTTGTGTAGAAGTAAGCTTGTTGAGGAGGCAAAATTCGTGGTTATGAAGTTGAAGGAATGTATTAAACCTAGTGGGGTTACTTATGGCTTGTTGGTTAAGGGGTTCTGCGATGTGGGTGATATGATCGAGGCTTCAAAGCTGTGGAATTTGATGGTAGATGAGGGTTTCGAGCCAGGGATCGATGTATTTGAGAAAATGATGGAGACATTTTTCAAGAGGAACGAGTATGATGAGGCTATGAAGGTGTTCCAAACGATGAGAGTGAAAAGAATGGATGATTTGGGTCTTTCTACTTACAGGCTCGTAATGGATTGGATGTGTAAAAGAGGCAAGATTGCTCAAGCGAAGATGATGTTTGATGAAATGTCCAAGAGAGGGATTGAAGCAGATAATTTGACAATAGGCTCACTAATTTATGGCCTTTTAGCTAGAGGAAGGGTAAACGAAGCCTATATCGTAGCGGAGAGTATCGACAGGCCAGATATCAGTGTGTACCATGGGTTGATTAAGGGACTACTAAGGCTGAGAAGAGCAAGTGAAGCTACGCAAGTGTTTAGAGAGATGATAAAGAGAGGGTGCGAACCTACAATGCACACATATATTATGCTATTGCAAGGGCATCTGGGGAAGAGGGGAAGGAAGGGACGAGACCCACTTGTGAATTTTGATACCATTTTTGTTGGAGGATTGGTGAAGGCTGGGAAGTCATTAGAAGCTACCAAGTACGTGGAGAGGACAATGAAAGGAGGACTTGAAGTGCCTAGATTTGATTACAATAAGTTTTTGCATTATCATTCAAATGAGGAAGGTGTAATTATGTTTGAAGAAATAGGGAAGAAATTGAGAGAGGCAGGGTTGGTCGATTTGGCAGACATATTTGAGAGATATGGAAAGAAAATGGCTACCAGGGAGAGGAGGAGAAATGGTGAAGTTGAGCCCTGA